Part of the Geobacter pickeringii genome, TGACCGATCCGGACATAGCCGTAGCCGGGCTCCAGGGTCCGGGCCCTGGTGCTCCTGGTTTTGATGACGTCGCGCACCAGTGGCACCACCAGCAGCTTCGCCTCCCCCTCCCGCAGGATCGTCAGGGTCACCCGCGTCCCCTTCTCGCCGCGCATCCGCTTGACCGCCTCGGTAATGGTCAGCCCGCGGGTCGGCGTCCCGTCGATCTTCGCAATGTGGTCGCCGCTCCTGAGACCGGCCCGCCAGGCGGGGGTATCCTCGATGGGGGAAACGACGATGAGCTTCCCCTCCTTCAGGGTAATCTCGATGCCGAGCCCGCCGAAGGAGCCCGCCATCTCCACCTTCATCTCCGTGAACGGCTCGGGGGGGAGATAGGCACTGTGGGGATCGAGGGAGGCGAGCATCCCGTTCACCGCCCCCTCCAGGAGCTTCTTCCGGTCGACCTCCTCCACGTAGCTCGTCCGGATGTGGTAGAGCACCTCGCGGAACAGCTTCAGGGAAGCTCCCCCGCTCCCTCCGCCAGCCTCTCCCCGGCTTCTCCAGCCGCCGGCCACCCCCAGGGCCAGGACGACGATCGTCGCCACCAGCCCCAGCGTAATCTTCATTCGCGTCGTAAGCATCATGACCTCCGGGGCGCCGCAGGGTATCTCCCCGTCCCTCCGCGCACCCGGTTACTTTATTGCTCCCGCGGCGCTCTTGTCAATTGCCGCGTAGGGAAGCCCCCCTCCCTGCAGCATGACGAAAGGCCGCCCCCCTGCCGGGAGACGGCCCTATTCGTCAGTCCGTTCCATAGTCGTCCCTTAGTCATTCAGTACAGCGGGTTCAGCTCTTCGCCTCGGCCTTCGTCCCGATGCTTTCCGCCACCCCTTTGGCCATGCCGATCATGGTGAGAACCGCGGGGAGGAGCTGTGCGACCACGATGAGGGCGCAGAAGCCGAGGAAAATCCAGCATACCACCCCACTGTTGTCTTCCCGCGCTCCCGAAGCGGCCAATGCCGTCGTCACGCTTCCCAGGATCATTGCCAGTACGCTGGCTACCGTTCTCGTTTTCACGACGTCCTCCTTCGTTCGCGCGCATCCTGCGCGGGATTCTGTTCTTATGGCCCCACTCCCGGATCGCTTCACATCCTCTTCCGCTACCGTGCCTCTTCGGCCTTGGGCGAGAAGAGCCCCTTCAGCATCGAGCCGAACATCACCAGGGCCGGAAGAGTCTGCAGAGCGATAATGGCGGCACCGAATGCCAGGAAGAGGGGGGCGAGGAATCCGCCTTCATCCATCCCCGCGCCGCTGGCGGCGAAGGAAGAAGAAGCGCTGGCGATAACGGCGATAAGTGCTTTGGCTGTGGTTTTCATGGCATCCTCCTCGGTTTCTCTCGGGATAGTGACTGCATTTGTTTTTCTTAATAGCAGCGAGCATGCCACTCCAATGCCATCTAAGCATTTTTTATCAACATACTGATATTACAGATTATTTTAAATTGATACCGGCCCGGATTGGATCGGCGGAGCGCCGCTCCGTATAGGGGAATCATACAGAACAACCGGAGAGATGCGGCGACCACGCCACCCCGCTGCCCATAACCTGTTGCAATAGCGCCGCTTTGCCCCGAAGCGGCGCTGCATGGAAAAAACATGCGCCTCGCAGCGGGCGTAATACAGCATGCGGAAGGGGGCGGAGACGCCCCCTTACATCTTGGGGAAGAAGATGAAGAGCGACATCGCCAGCAGCGCCAGCACCCACATGCCGGCGGAGACCTCGCGTCCGCGGCCGGCCGCCGCCTTGAGGAGGGGATAGGTCAGGAGCCCCGTGGACATGCCGACCCCGATGTTGTAGGTGAAGATCATCAGGACGATGGTGAGGAAGGCGGGGACGAGCTCGGTGAAGTCGTCGAAATCGATCCGCTTGATCGGCTCGACCATGAAGGAGCCGATGACGATGAGGGCGATGCCGTAGGCGTGGGGGGGAACGATGGTGAAGAGTGGCGAGAAGAAGAGCGACAGCAGGAAAAGCCCCGCCACGACCAGGGCGGTGAAGCCGGTGCGCCCCCCTTCCTCGATGCCGGCGGCCGATTCGATGTAGGCGCCGGTGGTGGTGGTCCCCAGAAGCGGCGCCACGGTGGTGGCCAGGGCATCGGCCAGCATCGGCTTCTCGATCTCCGGCAGGTTCCCCGCCTCGTCCAGGAGGTCGGCCCGCATGGAGAGGCCGATGAGGGTCCCCACCGTATCGAGGAACGCCATGATGAAGATGGTGAGGACCACCGGGAAGAAGCGGAAGTCGAGGGCATTGGCGATGGAGAGTTGCCCGACGATGGGGGTCGGGTCGGGGGGGAGACTCACGAACTCCTTCGGCATCGGCGTCACGCCGCAGGCGATGGAGAGGACGGTGGTGGCGACAATGCCGATGACGATGGCGCCGCGGATCCGCCGCGTCATGAGGAAGACGGTGAGGAGGTAGCCGAAGACCGCCAGGAGCACCGACGGCGAGGCGATGTTCCCCATCTTCACCGGCGCCCCGGGAACGCCGAGGGTGACGAGTCCGGTCTCATTGAGGCCGATGAAGGTGAGGAAGAGCCCGATGCCGACGGCGAAGGCGCACTTGAGCGAGAGGGGGATCGCCTCGGCAAGCCAGCTCCGCACCTTGAAGACGGTGAGCACCGTAAAGAGGATGCCGGCCACGAAGACCGCCCCCAGGGCCGTCTGCCAGGTGTAGCCGAGGACCTTCACCACCGTGAAGGCGATGAAGGCGTTCTCGCTCATGTACGGGGCGATGGCGAAGGGGCGGTTGGCGTAGAGCGCCATCATCACCGTGCCGAAGACCGCCGCCACGATGGTCGCCGTGGTGGAGGGGCCCCGGGGGATCCCCGCCGCCTCCAGGATCGCCGGGTTGACGATGATGATGTAGGCCATGGTCAGGAAGGTGGTGATTCCGGCGACGGTCTCGCGGCGGTAGGAGGTGTGGTGCTGGTCGAACTTGAAAAATCGCTTCATCGGTTCCTCGAAGTTTCGCTTTCTGTGACCGGGGTCACACCTCCCATCTCATTAAAGCGGGTAAGATGGGGACAAAAGAAGATGAATCCGTATCGCACTGTTTTCGAAGAGGTAAACCCCGGGTAACCGGGGGACACAAAGCTGCGGGTCCTGTCTGCGGGCAGGACAGCCGGGTTGGCGAAGAGACAGTTGCCGCTGCTGAGGCGTGGTGGGCTGTCTTTTTTTGTGCCCCCACACTCAAACCCAACCCAGGGAGGAAATCATGAAAAAGTTCGTACTGCTCGTCGTCGCCCTTCTCGCCACCGCAGTGACTGCCCACGCCCAGCCGGTCCAGGTCGCCCTCACGACCACCGCCAAGGCCATCACGCAGACCGTGAACGGCGTCACCACCATCGTCACCCCGGCACCGACCACCCTCTACGGCCTGGAGATGGTGCTCCAGCTTCCGGTCGGCGTCACCCCCCGGCTCGACCCCGCCGCGCCGGGAACCAATTTCGTCGACCCCGCCACGATCGTCCTGGCCGACAACAGCTCCCTCAACACGGGGACCAGCTTCTCGGCCGCCTACTTCCCCTCCGCCACCCCCGCCACCGTGGGCGACACCGTCAAGCTGGTCATCGCCAACCCCTACGGCTTCAAGTTCGGCCTCTTCGGCGCCCTCTCGTTCGACTACAAGCCCGGCTTCATCCGGACCTACAACGCCACCACCGGCACCGTCACCAACGTCAATTTCACCGTGGCGAGCTTCCGGGCGGTCGACGTGAACGGCTACACCATCCCGGCCACCCAGGCCACCGGCAGCATCAGCAAGTCATACTCCTGGCAGTAGCGTCCGCCGCACCCGCCGCTCTGGCATTGCAACCGGAGCGGCGGGGCTCCCTCAGTATCCCTTCAGCGCGAAGATCCCCGGCGCATTCCGCCAGTACCCCTTGTAGTCCATCCCGTAACCGAAGAGATAGCGGTCCGGCGTCTCCAGCCCCACGAATTCCGGGATGAGATCGGGCCGGGACTTGCGGTCGTGCTTCTTGTCCACCAGCACGGCGGTCAGGACCTCCCGCGCCCCCTGCTCGCGGCACCAGTCGACGATGGCTCCGAGGGTCGCCCCCTCGTCGAGGATGTCGTCGACGACGAGCACCGTGCGGTCGCGCAGGTCGCGGGCCGGGCGCACCTTCCAGTCGAGGACCGTCCCGTAGAGCTTGTGGCCGTACCGGGTGGCGTGGAGGTACTCGGCCTCCAGGGGGAACTCCAGCTTCGGCAGGAGCTTGCCGGTGACGATCAGCCCCCCGTTCATGACGCAGAAGAGAATGGGGTTGGCCTCGGCCAGGCGGCCGGTAATCGCCTGCGCCATCCGGTCGATGGCCTCATCCACCTCGGCGGCGGCAAAGAGGCAATCGGCCTCGGCATAGACCTGACGGACTTCATCCAGCGTGACGGACATGGGCACCTCGAACGGAACGTGATAAAAAGTTCAATTTAGCAAAAAACCGGTTTCAGGAAAACAAATTATCGCCGGATGGCGTCGAGAAAGGCGGCGCCGTAGCGCCCGAGCTTCTGCTCCCCCACCCCGTTGATCCGGAGGAGTTCGTCGGGGGTGGCCGGGCGCAGCGCCGCCATCTCCACTAGGGTGGCGTCGCTGAAGATGACGTAGGGGGGAACCTGCTGCTCGTCGGCCAGCCGCTTGCGGAGTGCCCGGAGCTCCTGGAAGAGCCCCTCGTCCCCCTCGGCCAGGGGGACGGTCCCCCCCCGGCGCTTCGGCTCCTTCTTCGGCGCCGCCACCTTCACCCGCGGCCGGGCGAGGATGAGGCTTTCCTCCCCCTTCAGCAGCGGCCGGGCCGCCGGAGTGAGCTTCAGCACCGAGTAGTTGGCCATGTCCTGCTCCAGGTACCCCCGGTGGATCAGTTGGCGGATAACGCTCCCCCACGCCTCGGCGGAGAGGTGGGCGCCGATACCGTAGGTGGAGAGCCGGTCGTGCCCCAGCTGACGGATCCGCTCGTTTCTGGAGCCCCGCAGGACATCGATCAC contains:
- a CDS encoding NCS2 family permease, yielding MKRFFKFDQHHTSYRRETVAGITTFLTMAYIIIVNPAILEAAGIPRGPSTTATIVAAVFGTVMMALYANRPFAIAPYMSENAFIAFTVVKVLGYTWQTALGAVFVAGILFTVLTVFKVRSWLAEAIPLSLKCAFAVGIGLFLTFIGLNETGLVTLGVPGAPVKMGNIASPSVLLAVFGYLLTVFLMTRRIRGAIVIGIVATTVLSIACGVTPMPKEFVSLPPDPTPIVGQLSIANALDFRFFPVVLTIFIMAFLDTVGTLIGLSMRADLLDEAGNLPEIEKPMLADALATTVAPLLGTTTTGAYIESAAGIEEGGRTGFTALVVAGLFLLSLFFSPLFTIVPPHAYGIALIVIGSFMVEPIKRIDFDDFTELVPAFLTIVLMIFTYNIGVGMSTGLLTYPLLKAAAGRGREVSAGMWVLALLAMSLFIFFPKM
- a CDS encoding hypoxanthine-guanine phosphoribosyltransferase, coding for MSVTLDEVRQVYAEADCLFAAAEVDEAIDRMAQAITGRLAEANPILFCVMNGGLIVTGKLLPKLEFPLEAEYLHATRYGHKLYGTVLDWKVRPARDLRDRTVLVVDDILDEGATLGAIVDWCREQGAREVLTAVLVDKKHDRKSRPDLIPEFVGLETPDRYLFGYGMDYKGYWRNAPGIFALKGY